AGGCGGCAATCGCCGCGCTGATATCTGCTTCCAGCGTGGCGGCATGGCCGAATATGGAATCGCGGCAGGCCGTACGGATATCTTCGCTTGCGCCAAACTGTTCCTGAACCATGGTTCCGGCGACGCAGGTAAACTCAGCCGGCTCACCTTCGAGTAGCGATTTGCGCAGCTCAATATATCCCAGCACCCGGGCCAGCGGGTCGGTCTCGCGGTGGTAGTCAGCCGCGGCGAACATCGCGCCGGTAACCTCGCTCCAGTGGTTGGCGGCGGCTGCGCCCAGCGCTTCCTTGCTCTCGAAATGGTGGAAGAAAGCCCCCTTGGTGACACCAGCGGCCTGGCAAAGCTCATCGACGCTGGTCGCGCTGAAGCCCTTCTCCCGGATCAGGGTGAGCGCGGCATCGAGGAGTTTCGTGCGGGCAGGGGCGGGTC
This genomic interval from Thalassovita mediterranea contains the following:
- a CDS encoding TetR/AcrR family transcriptional regulator, translating into MPSTRPAPARTKLLDAALTLIREKGFSATSVDELCQAAGVTKGAFFHHFESKEALGAAAANHWSEVTGAMFAAADYHRETDPLARVLGYIELRKSLLEGEPAEFTCVAGTMVQEQFGASEDIRTACRDSIFGHAATLEADISAAIAAYGLSPDWTAKSLALHSQAVLQGAFILAKASSDREVARDMVDHLSRYVRSLFHRPPAQEA